Part of the Spirochaetota bacterium genome is shown below.
TCAAGATCAACACAGATCTTGAGCGGATAGGGGATTTCGCGACGGCTATCGCGAAGGAGGCGATCCGCCTGAACGGAAGGGCGCCCCTGAAACCCCTGGTTGACATTCCCATCATGGCGCAGTATAGTGTCGAGATGCTCAAGGAATGCTTCCTGGCCATGACCGAGAAGAGCACGGAGCGCGCGCGGAAGGTGATCGAACGCGACGCGGACATAGACGCGCTCAACGTCCAGGTCTACCGCGAGCTCATATCCTATATGCTCGAGAACCCCGCCACGATCAGCCAGGCCCTGGGTCTCATCATGGTTTCGAAAGCCCTCGAGCGCATCGGGGACCATGCCACCAACATCGCCGAGCGCGCGATTTATTATATCGGCGGCGAGGATATACGTCACAGCAAATAGGAGCGGGGTAACTCCCAGCGCGATGAAAAAGAAAATATTCGTTGTCGACGACGAGAAGGACATCCAGGACATTATCAGGATGAACCTTTCATCGCAGAACCTCGATATAACCACGTTTTCCTCGGCCGAGGACGCCTATCGCGAGCTTGGCAAGACCAGGCCCGACCTTATGCTGCTTGACGTCATGATGGACGGGATGGACGGATTCGAGCTTTGCAAGAAGCTCAAGGCGTCCCAGGAATACCGGGACATACCCATCATTTTCCTCTCG
Proteins encoded:
- the phoU gene encoding phosphate signaling complex protein PhoU is translated as MPTHLEQELEHAKMRIFEMADLAIEAIHRSVEAYKKSDGRLANEVIQSDNRLDELEKLIDDECIRILVTKQPAAADLRLVLAMLKINTDLERIGDFATAIAKEAIRLNGRAPLKPLVDIPIMAQYSVEMLKECFLAMTEKSTERARKVIERDADIDALNVQVYRELISYMLENPATISQALGLIMVSKALERIGDHATNIAERAIYYIGGEDIRHSK